AAGCCGCTGAGGTGGCGAGCAATAACCTGATTATCCTGAAAGCGATAAAACCATCGTTTGCCGTCCTCGTTTATCACCAGGCGTTCGCGCCAGTGCTGGGCAACATCGTTCAAATCAAGGTGGACAGCGCTGGCGATCCAGCCCCAATTGCGTTCGGGGCACTGCAGTAGATATGTGAGAATCGGCGCGGACGATTCGTCGATACGCACCAGCCACGGGCTTTGCTCAAGCAGACTCTCGAACTCTGTGCCCTGAAACAGCCGAACATACTCACGGATCGGTGCGAGTTGAAATATTTTCGCGATAGTTTCCGGGGCCGCAACCGTGTCAATAATCAGGAGTAATTGATGTTTAAAAGTTTTGTGTTCGTTTAGCCATTGTTGAGGCTGAATGAACGCATTGTTCATGGCTTTATATCCTGTGGTTACTGCATCGCATGATTTCGGTCAGGCCCGCGCTGCGAATACGTTGTTTTCGTTGTTTATCACGTATTAAAATTGTGTTTAGTTGGCTGAGTTTTGCTTTGGGTTCGCATCATCCCACTGTGTCAATGTATTTGGATGTAGGTAGAGAATCTTAACTTTGTAGGATTATTCGTAATTGATTGCGGTTATGCGTTGGTTTGAAGTTCCTAGTGTTGATGTGGCTTGATATCCATCAATTGATTACCAGTTGATTGTGGCAACACCAGCCTGACCTGCGGATTTTATTCTGTAAAAAGCTGACACCGAGCGGAGTGCCAGAAAAAGACTGTCCACTCGTCACTGCTGCTCTAAATCCGGCTTTCCGGTATGTTTACCATTCCAACGCGGACCTTGAGCCCGGTAGCAGTGCTCGGAGGGTGTGGATTTGCAATGGAGGTTCGACCTGTCATGTTCCTCGACGTAGAATGCGCGCCATTCTTATGGGCGGCCTGCCGTCCTGCCATCCGTATTTATCAGGGACTTACCCATGAGCGATTATCAAGAAACGTTGTACGAAGGTTATGGCCAGCGTTTTCGCATGGAAAAACTGCTGCACGAGGTGCGCACCGAGCATCAGCACCTGGTGATCTTCCAGAACCCACGCATGGGTCGCGTCATGGCCCTCGATGGCGTGATTCAGACCACTGAAGCCGATGAGTTCATCTACCACGAGATGCTGACTCACGTGCCGATCCTGGCCCACGGCGCTGCTCGCCGGGTGCTGATCATCGGCGGTGGCGATGGTGGCATGTTGCGTGAAGTGGCCAAGCACCGCAGTGTCGAGCACATCACCATGGTCGAAATCGACGGTACCGTGGTCGAGATGTGCAAAGAGTTTCTGCCGAACCACTCCAAGGGTGCGTTCGAAGATCCACGCCTGAACCTGGTGATCGATGACGGCATGCGCTTTGTCGCCACAACCGAAGAAAAATTCGACGTGATCATTTCCGATTCCACGGACCCGATTGGTCCGGGCGAAGTGCTGTTCTCGGAGAATTTCTATCAGGCCTGCCACCGCTGTCTGAATGAAGGCGGCATCCTGGTCACCCAGAACGGCACGCCTTTCATGCAATTGAGCGGCGTACAAACCACGGCCGGGCGGATGCGCGGATTGTTTGCTGACTGGCATTTCTATCAGGCGGCGATCCCCACCTACATCGGTGGCGCCATGACCTTTGCCTGGGGCGCAACCAATACGGCCTATCGCAAACTGCCGCTGGATACCTTGCGTCAGCGTTTCGCAGGTAGCGGCATCGTGACCCGTTATTACAACCCGGAAGTCCACATCGGCGCGTTCGCCCTGCCGCAATACGTACTGCAGGCGGTCAACAAGCCTAGCAACGACTGATAGTGTCGAAAGTTACGTGTACATAACATTTCATCGGAAACGTTATGCACACGTAACACTCTGCTGTTGGTGCCCATGTCGCTTCCAGCTATGAAAAAGGTGCCCGCGCGATTCGCCTGTTCTGCGCACCGGAATGCATCCGGTCATCGGTGGAGCTGTTCTACGATATCGTCAACACAACTGCTTACATAAAAGAGGATTCGCTGGCGCTGAGCCTCGACGGATCGAAAAGCCTGTTCGCCTCACGGTTGGGGATTCTTGCCCTGGCGCAGGTCTGTGATGTCGTCAAACCCCGGCAACGCCTGCAAAAGCTGATCGCGGCGGCGCAGGCGTCGTTGCGCGACAACGCCGAATTCGCCGGTGACCCGCCAGGGGTTTTCGAGGCAATCGAGTACAGCCTGAGCCTTTACAGCCAGTCTTTCAGCTGAATCCTTGCCCTGCGAACGACGAAATTTTCACGTTATGTCGCTGAAAATCTGCCGCGCTTAATAACGCCTCGCTGGCTGCCAACCCTGATTGCAGAGCAATGACGCCGTCGATTTCGTACCGTTCAAGATGAAACATCGTACAGCCATCGGTGTTTATCAGTGAATGATCACGTAAGATTTGCCCCCCGCGCGTTGCTCGATGTGAAAACGTCGCCTGACGCACAGACTTTTGAACCCCTTTTTGAATCCAACGGATCCTAGAACGACATGGCCACAACGGACGCCCTGAGTCATCAGCCCGCCTCGTCGCGCTCGATGCAACCTACCGTCAAATCGCATCTGGCGTACACGCTGCTAAGCGGGCTGGTCCTGATGGTGCTGTATACGCTGTTGCGTATTGCACTGCTGGTCTACAACCGCGAAATGATCGGTGACACGCCGGCATCGGTATTTGTTGAAGCGATGCTCAACGGCATGCGCTTTGACCTGCGTCTGACGGTTTACCTGCTTATTCCCCTGATTCTGGCGCTGTTCAGTGCGCGAATCATGGCGATGCGCGGGTTCTTTCGTTTCTGGCTGACGCTGGTCGCCAGCCTGACGCTGTTCTTCGGCCTGATGGAGATGGACTTCTATCGCGAGTTTCACCAGCGCCTGAACGGCCTGGTGTTCCAGTACGTCAAGGAAGATCCGAAGACCGTTCTGAGCATGTTGTGGTACGGCTTCCCGGTGGTTCGCTATCTGTTGGCCTGGGCTTTCGTCACCTGGCTGTTGAGCCTGGTGTTCAAAGGTGTGGATCGGGCAACCCGGCCACGACGCTCGGTGGCTGGCGGCACTTCCAGCCAGCGTTCGATTGCGCCGTGGTATGCGCGTATTGGTGTCTTCGTTGTGTGCCTGTTGATTGCGGTTGTCGCAGCTCGCGGCACCTTGCGCCAGGGCCCGCCGCTGCGTTGGGGCGATGCTTACACCACAGAGTCGAACTTCGCCAATACCCTGGGCCTCAACGGTACGCTGACCCTGATTGCTGCTGCGAAAAGCCGCATGTCGGAAGATCGCGACAACATCTGGAAGGCGACTCTGCCGCAGCCACAGGCGCAGCAGACTGTGCGAGACATGTTGCTCACCTCCCACGATAAACTGGTTGATCCAGAGATCGCGGCAGTGCGTCGCGACTCCATGCCGCCGGCGGAAAATACCCTGCCGATCAAGAACGTCGTGGTGATCCTGATGGAAAGCTTCGCCGGTCACTCGGTAGGTGCGCTGGGCGACGAGGCGAATATCACGCCTTACTTCGACAAGCTGTCCAAGGAAGGTCTGTTGTTCGACCGGTTCTTCTCCAACGGCACGCACACCCACCAAGGCATGTTTGCCACCATGGCGTGCTTCCCGAACCTGCCGGGCTTCGAGTACCTGATGCAGACGCCGGAAGGCAGTCATAAGCTGTCCGGCCTGCCGCAATTGCTCAGCGCCCGTGGTTACGATGACGTATACGTCTACAACGGCGACTTCGCCTGGGACAACCAGTCTGGCTTCTTCAGTAACCAGGGCATGACTAAATTCATTGGTCGCAATGACTTCGTCAATCCGGTGTTCTCTGATCCGACCTGGGGCGTGTCCGATCAGGACATGTTCGATCGCGGCGCTCAGGAATTGAAAGCCCGTGGCGAAAAAGGCAAGCCGTTCTATGCCTTGCTGCAAACCCTGTCGAACCACACGCCTTACGCGTTGCCAGCCAACCTGCCAGTTGAGCGAGTGACGGATCAGGGGTCGCTGAACGAGCACATGACTGCCATGCGCTACTCCGACTGGGCGCTTGGGCAGTTCTTCGAGAAGGCCAAGAAAGAGCCGTACTACAAGGACACGCTGTTCATCGTCGTCGGCGACCACGGTTTCGGCAATAACCAGCAAATCACTGAGATGGACCTGGGCCGTTTCAACGTGCCAATGCTGATGATTGGTCCGGGCGTGCAACAGAAGTTTGGCCAGCGCAGCAGCATCGTCGGTACCCAGATCGACATCGTGCCGACCATCATGGGCCGCCTGGGCGGGGAAAGCCGCAACCAGTGCTGGGGTCGCGACTTGCTGAACCTGCCGGAAGGCGACAAGGGTTTTGGCGTGATCAA
This genomic window from Pseudomonas sp. G.S.17 contains:
- a CDS encoding LTA synthase family protein, which gives rise to MATTDALSHQPASSRSMQPTVKSHLAYTLLSGLVLMVLYTLLRIALLVYNREMIGDTPASVFVEAMLNGMRFDLRLTVYLLIPLILALFSARIMAMRGFFRFWLTLVASLTLFFGLMEMDFYREFHQRLNGLVFQYVKEDPKTVLSMLWYGFPVVRYLLAWAFVTWLLSLVFKGVDRATRPRRSVAGGTSSQRSIAPWYARIGVFVVCLLIAVVAARGTLRQGPPLRWGDAYTTESNFANTLGLNGTLTLIAAAKSRMSEDRDNIWKATLPQPQAQQTVRDMLLTSHDKLVDPEIAAVRRDSMPPAENTLPIKNVVVILMESFAGHSVGALGDEANITPYFDKLSKEGLLFDRFFSNGTHTHQGMFATMACFPNLPGFEYLMQTPEGSHKLSGLPQLLSARGYDDVYVYNGDFAWDNQSGFFSNQGMTKFIGRNDFVNPVFSDPTWGVSDQDMFDRGAQELKARGEKGKPFYALLQTLSNHTPYALPANLPVERVTDQGSLNEHMTAMRYSDWALGQFFEKAKKEPYYKDTLFIVVGDHGFGNNQQITEMDLGRFNVPMLMIGPGVQQKFGQRSSIVGTQIDIVPTIMGRLGGESRNQCWGRDLLNLPEGDKGFGVIKPSGSEQTVALVTGDRILIEPKEMEPKVLSYTLGRTPHAEVIPDAPDTQELRNKLDSFLQTATKSLLDNTAGVEASKNKN
- the speE gene encoding polyamine aminopropyltransferase; the encoded protein is MSDYQETLYEGYGQRFRMEKLLHEVRTEHQHLVIFQNPRMGRVMALDGVIQTTEADEFIYHEMLTHVPILAHGAARRVLIIGGGDGGMLREVAKHRSVEHITMVEIDGTVVEMCKEFLPNHSKGAFEDPRLNLVIDDGMRFVATTEEKFDVIISDSTDPIGPGEVLFSENFYQACHRCLNEGGILVTQNGTPFMQLSGVQTTAGRMRGLFADWHFYQAAIPTYIGGAMTFAWGATNTAYRKLPLDTLRQRFAGSGIVTRYYNPEVHIGAFALPQYVLQAVNKPSND